CCTAAATCTTTGCCTGAAAGTAAGGTTGGAGTTGCCGCTACTTGGTTTGCCAGTGGTTTTGTGATATCCTCAAAACTGTAGGTTTGAGCAAAATCACCAGCCAATTTATTAACTGTATTTCCGAAATTTAAATCTGTTATATTCAGTTTAACGGTCAAATCCGCATTATCAAATTCATTAACAGATTCATCCACGTCCACAATGAGGAAAAAATATTTTGTTTCACTACTGAAATTTTGTGTAAGGCCAGTAAATGTTACAGTATTATTTCCGTTGTCAACAATTGGTGAAGAGGCAATTACTGCATCAGTACCTGTACCATCGAAAGTATTATTTGCAGAACCGGTAATTTGAATATTCCCGATTACGTTTGTTAAATCAATATTGGTAGTAAACTCAATTTCTTGTAATTGAGTGTTCCCCAATGCTTCCACTGAAAAGCCTAAAATTGCTTGTTCTGAAGTGCCACTTTGAAGCGTTCCACCATTTAAACCTGCTGTTAGTTCTGCTAATTCGATTGTTGGATTAACGCTTACTGCATTTGAAGTCTCAAAAAAACTATCCGTATCATCTGTAATGGTTAAAGTACCATCGCCACTTCCTTGATAATTAAAGTTTACTGGAAACTGCATCTCACCATTGTTGAATGTGCTTGGTAAGTTTTGCATATTAATGCCATCGTCATTTGTGATGGTAAAATTTGTGCTGTAATCGAGATCCAAATTTCCGTTAGCATCCGTGACTTCTACTACTGCCTGAGGACTTACATTTTCACCTGCGTCAACGGTAGAAGGAGGATTTGTTGCAAAATCGAAATCAGTGGCTATTACCTCAATCTCATTATCCGAATCAGCGGTTTTTATACTTGTACCTCCACCTGTGGCAAATTGACTAGAATTACCTTCAGTAGAAATAGTAGCTGGATCCAACGAAAACACAAAGTTTTTCCCATCTATATCAGCTGCGGTGATACTTTCTTTCAGCCTGATTTGTAGTTCTATATTGATGCTACCTCCATCCGCGATAAAACCAAATTGACCTGCATTGTTATTGTTATTATTAGCTATTGAAACTGAAATTTCATTATCAATGGTACTAATACTCGCAGATAATTCTTCTCCATTATTTGTATTCACTACTTTAGCTTCCTCAATTATATTATCCCAAAAAGTTGGTAAGCTTTCAAACTCATCGTTTGCTCCTGCTGAGAATGTAAAGCTTGAAAGATTGGTGGTTTCATTATCACCTCCCAAATCATTCATATCAAAATCCATAACAGTAATAAAACTGCCAGATGCATCATTAGCAACTGAAGAAATTGTGGATGAAGCACCAATTAAAGTAAGTGTATTGCTTTGGTCAGCAGGATCAGTTGTAATTGTTTCAGTATCGGGGCCGAAAGCATAACAAAAGGTTCCGTTCTTGTAAGCATAAATTGCAAAAGTATATTCAGTTTCATTGCTTAAATCCGTTACCATTAAAGCAAGACCATTACCTGAATATATTATTTTATTTCCATCCGAATCGGGTGCTCCGGCAGTAGTGAAGCTTGTACTCGCTTCAGCTTCAAAATCATCACCATTTTCTACGGTTAAATCAACACCTGCACCTTGTTTAGCTACCACCAAATATTTATCTGCTCCTGTTACTGCTGACCAACTTAAATCAATAGAACTAGATGTTTTATTGGTTGGAACATTAAAAGTAGCAGTCCCAGCTGGAGGATCGCACAAGGTAGACGCGGTTTTCAATGGAGGTGCAGCAGTATTATAATTGTAAGTTTCTGAAACTGGAGAGCCCGTTTCTTCTACATAGGTATAGGGAATAACATGAAATGCATATTCTGTAGCTGAACTTAATGATGAAACAGTAGTAGAGAGGATACTACCCACATCTTCAAAATCAAAACCTGGGCTTGAAAGATCGCCTGGGGCCAAACCATCTTCTAAATTTGTTAGGTCAATGGCGCTATTTCCTTGTTCATATACGACCAGATATCCATCTGCACCTGTTACAGCGTCCCAAGTCAAATCAACGCTACTTAATGTTTCATTATTTACAATAAAATTTCCTCCGTTTACATCACCACCGGATGCGGGTGCGGAAAGGGTATAATGGGTAACAATAGGGGCATTGGTAGTATAATACCCCATGGTAGGGAAATCTGTACCGTTAAAATTAAAAGGGACTATTCTAAAGGAATATTTAGTGCCGGGAGACAACTTTCCGTCTTGAACAGTTATAGAAGTTGCATTATCGGTGTTTTGTACCTGATAATCCGTTCCAATTGTAGGCTGATCGATCGGTTGAAAACCATTTTCTAGCGTAGATAAATCTACCGAATTTCCAATTTCAAAATACACAACTGTTCCTCCATCATCAGCAAATCCCGTGTATTGATCAAAAGAAAATGTCATTCCTGTTGTAGTACTGCTCGTTTTAACAAAATTGTTCACTTCTGCAGAAGGAATTTCCGAGGTGGTGGTGATCTCATTTATTTTATTATCTGAAGTAACATAATTATAGGTTTCGGGGACTTCAAAACCCAGCCCGTCAGTTCCATATGCGTATGACAAGACATTAAAACTATAGGTTGTTGCAGGGCTTAATCCTGGAATTTCAATTAGCGTATTTGCCCCCCCATCAGAATAGTAAAATCCAGTTGCTTGATCAAAATCAGCAGCATCGGCATGTTTTATACCATCGGTAACACCATTTTTATTTGGTCCGTTTGTTCCAGTTCTGTATAGAATCAAATACCCATCTGCAGTTGGCTCCTCAGTTAAAGAAATAGTAACACTTTCATCTAGTTTACTTTCGTAGGTTAATCCTGTTGGATTTGCATCTGGTTCTGTAGCTAAGGTATAAGAGGAAACCGAGCTATAAACTAAGAGATTATAATTTGTAGTTTCTTCCGTGTTAGCACCATCATTATTAAAAGGAATAATAGAAAAGGAATATTGCGTGGCTGCAGCCAATGATGAAAGCGTAGTTGACTCTGTTCCATCATTATTAATGACTATTTTATTAGCAAAAGTTTGATTTCCTGGAAGTACACCCAGTTCTAGAATGCCGTCTGGGTCTGGTGCCGTTGCCCCTGTTGCATAAAGAATAATGTAGCCATCTGTATTTGTGCTACTGGATGCTGTCCAGTCTAGTTGTATCTCATCATTTGTGATATTATCGGTCGTAAAATCAGCTATAGCATTGGGGAAAACTTCGGAAAGAGTATAAAAAGATCCTTCAGAACTTGTTTCATTTTCCGTATCATCTGAGGACTTTTCAGCATATAATTCATAAAAATATTGTGTCTCTGGAGAGAGTCCGGGCAGGGTTGCACCAACAGAGGCAGTTCCATCAACATTGAAATTCTCTATTAATGTGGAAGAAAGATTAAGACTTCCGCTTGTTGTTCCATAGTTAAACTGATAATTGACATCAACAGCTGCAGATGTTTGAATATCTCCGTTAAGTGTTGCCTCATCTGTATCAATATTAGCAGCATTGCTAATAGTTGTGCCCGTTACTTGAGCATTCACTTGAAAGCAAGTTACCAGAAATAATATCAGTATATGTAAAAATCTTTTCATAAAATCTGCTTAAACAGCTTAATTACTTACCCTTCCGAATTCATCCATTTTCAATAACAATAAGGTATTGTTAATTCCTATTATGCTGGATCCTATTGCATAAATCTTATTGTTTACCATAACCGCATCGTGCAGTTGTTCATCTGAATTGCTTCCAAAGGTTTCGGTGAATACCTCCCCTCCATTTAGGCCTCTTCTTGAGATCAAAAAATCACTTTGCGAATTGGCGCCTTCTTCCAATATTTCTGTTTTGCCAGTAACCAAGTAGCCGGATTCTATTTTTTTAACATTGTTCAATTGATGATTTCCTTTGTCTCCAAAAGGCGTAAACTCTGATGTATAAGCTTTACTATAGAACAATTGCGTTTGCTTACTGATATCAAATTCACCAAAAAGAACAATGCCTTCATTGGTTCCGATTAATTTTCTAGTGGTAATACTCGTGGCTCCTTTAAATTCAAGAAATCCCAATTCTTCAATTAAACTTAGCTGAGGTGTATTACTTCTTAAAAAAGTGGAAGAACTGCTATTATATACCCAATTAATTCTATCATTAAGATCTCGATACAATATAGTAGCGGGCAGTTCTTTTGCCTTTTCACTTCTAAAAACGTTTAGCAGGCTTAAATCATTGGAGTCTAATTCCCCATAGATTGTATACCCAAGCTGTTCTCCACCTTCTTCATCTCCTTGAATTTCGGATCCACTAAATATGATTTTGTTAGTGGATTCATCAAAATAAAAGCCTTTAAGTTCATAGGAAATCGCATTCTCCAATTTGTAATGTTGAGTATCCACTATTTGCAAGTTACTATTCAGGGAAAAGAAAATGAGACTTGTATCGCCAACAGTACCCCCAATAACAATATTATTGTCTGCTGTAACAATGGCATCAGCGGCACTCCAGTTCTGATTCGTCTCTTCCGGAAAATATTTCGGGTCTGAAACTTCATTTCCAGCCAAATCTAACTTCAGTACCCTTATTTTTTCGTTCGTGCTAGTTTGTTGGAAAATGCTAGTATTGGAAACTACTAAGAGATTTTGATCAGATAATTTCTCAATTTTCAAAGGGACTTCTGAACCTTGACCTTTTATAATTTTGATAAAAGCGTCCTGAGATGCAGGAATAAGATTCTCTTCTGTATTACAGGCAACAGCAGTCGTTAAGATTGCAAGTACTAATATGTATTGTTTTATACTTCTCATTTGATTAACTCAGGATTAAATCTAGGGAATCGAAAACCAAACCGTAAAATGAATGCATGTCCTTTATATTGATTTTCAGCATAAGCCGCTTGCAATAGATCATAATCCAGTTGTGCACGGCCGGGACTATTAAAATCTACCTCCTCTAAAAACCTAAATTGAAATAGCGCTTCAACAGTAATATAATTTCTACCTAATTGCTTAAAATTTCCTCGCAAACCCACTAAGCCGCTTGCATTAAATTGATTTCTGAAGTCAATCATATCCAAGTTATTAATTTCTTCGATACCGTTAACCGATAAATTGGATGATAAAAGGTAATGGATAGATGGGCCTGCTGTAACTTCCAACAAAAACTTATTTACAAATGGGATTTTATAATTTATCAATAAAGGCACTTCAAGCCATTGTTGATTTTCTGTAATAGTCTGAGGTACACCACTACCTCCTTCGTCCGTTACAGTGGGTCTAATTAAAACAGAGCCCCTGTAATTATAATGAACTTCCGCATTGGCCGTAAAATCATCATTAATTGGATATTGAAAAAATAAACCCGCCCCTAAACCAAATGGGGGTTCATAAGTGCCACGACCTGCTAGATCAAACATCGGATAATACTCAGTGATTTCAATAAAATTATAACTACTACCTAGTTTTAAGCCATAAAAGAATTTTGGATCTGTATCATAGTTTTCAGATAAAATGATGAGTTCAGTAGGGTCTGTTTCCTCATTAACTTGATATTCAGGATTAATTTTTAAAAGTCGCAAGTAGGCAATTTCCGCTTTTTCTTGTTCTTCGCTGAACAAATAAGATAAAGTTATAAACCTTAAGGCTTCCACTTTCTCTTCATCTGTAAAGCCATTTTCTATACATTTTGACAACAAATTAGGCATATCTTGAAGCTTTCCTTCATCATAAGCGTTTCTGGCGTCCCTTAAATTTTGAACACAATTGTTCTGAGCAAATCCATGATAGGAGACGGTCATAAATAAAAGTAGCACTATGATTATCTTATTCCCCTGCATCTGATAACTTTTCTAAATTTTCACAAGTTTGTTCATATGGCAAATCACTACCTACATAGGTTGCCCATTCCGTCTGAGTCATATTTCTATCTAAGTCATCGCATAATTTGTCTCCCATTCTATCAATTGAATAGGGCCAGACATGTATTCTTCCATCTTCTGAAGCAGAAAAAATCCATTCATTATTGGCACTAAAGTCAGTTGACCATACCCAGTCATTGTGATCGGATAAAATAATGGGGGGCTGGGTTATTTCTGACAAATTCCAAACTCTAACTGTCCTGTCTTTACCAGCTGAAAGCAGGGCCGATCCATTCTCACTTATTTTCAACTCATCAATTCCTCCAATATGACCCGTTAGTGCATTTGGCTTCGAAAAATTATTATCAGCAAATAAATTTACAGATCCATTCACATCCCCGGTAACCACAAAATTAAACTTTGATGTTACGGTGCTTAATGCACTTTTAGCCTTAAATAAAACAGTATCGTTTTCTCCTGTTTTATCGATTCGTGTCAATTCTCCTGTATCAGTAGCCAGCCAAATAAATGATTTATTTTCATCCACTATGAAATCATTAATTTTCATTTCAGATTGAAAGATTTTCTTGCTTTTACCCTCATCCAATAATTTGATTGACTTCCCACCTTCATCCAATACCCATAATTTATTATCCGCAAATCGCATTTTCACAAATGCCCCTTTAACTCCTCTTATTTCTTCAAGTGAAGGTTTACTTTGGCTTAAATCATATCGTTCAATAACGGATTCACCCGCATCAGTAATAAATTGACCAGCCGCATAAATATGATTGTTATTATGATCAAAAATCATCGATTTAACCACTCTTCTATTTCTTATTGGCGCTATGGTATCGGCAATCCAGTGATTTTCTACTTTATTCCATTTAAGGATACTCCCTTGTGAACCCGCAGAGAAAAATTCATTGTCCGAAATGCCTGCTACAACTACTTTTGCCGATTTTAGATGCCCGTCAATCTTTTGAGTTAGCGGATGATTAAATTCCTTCAGCGCATAATATAAGCCATCGTAAATTTCCGGATCATATTCATATTTATTGTATCGCTCATTAAAAATATAGGCTTGCTGTGCCAAAAGACCCTGTAGTTGCGGATCATTCAACTGCATTGATTTAACAGATATAGCATTGGCTATGGCCAAATATCGCAATTGATCTGCCCTAGCTTTTTCATCCTCAGCTCTTTCTTTTTCAAGATTTGCCTGTTTTTCTGCTTCTTTTGCCACAATAGCTGCTTCACTTGCCTCTCCTTCCGCTTTTACTGCGGCTATTCTTCTTTCTTCAGCTAATTTTGCCGCCATAGTAGCTCTTTCTTTTTCAATCCTAGCAGTTTCTGCACTTTCTTCTGCTAAATCTTTTTGCTTTTGCGCTTCTTTTTCTTTTTCCTCAGCTAATTTTGTTTGATCCTTGGCTATTTTAGTTTGTTCTTTTGCACGAGCCGCTTCTGTTTTAGCCAAGTCCTCGTTTCTCTGGGCTTGAATACGCTCATAAAAAGCATATACCAAAAATAATAGGGAAACCACGGTTGCAGCAGCCATTATAAAAGCCGTTACTCTAGCTGTTCTTAGTCTCCTTTTTTGTTCTAGTTCTTTCGCTCTTTGCTCTATTTCGTATTCTTCTGCCGAATGCTCCAGGAAAGAAATTGTTCTTTCATAGGCTGGATGATATCGTTGTCCCCAAATCAAAGTAGGGTTATGCTTTTCCTTCCAGTTTAAGGCCAATTGTAAATCAGGTGGTCTCCATAAACTCGTCTTTCCTTGCTGAAACATATCGGCCGCCTCTGCCAGACGCTTATACATGGCTACTGCATCTGCCTCATCATTCACCCAGTTTTTCAAGCGGTTCCAAATTCTCATGATACTTTCATGAGAAATGTCCACTATGGAATTACTGTGAAGCGGAACCCCATATTGAGGAGTTAATAGAGACCTTCCGGGATCTCGAAATTTCTCTATTACTTGTATGATTTTTTCCTCAGAAGTATTAGCAATAGCAGCAATTTCGTTCAGTTGAGTTGGTCTTCTGATTCCATAACTCCCACCACCGCGTTTTTCAGTTATGGCCTTGAAAAGAAATTCACAATTTCTTTGTTGCTCGTCATTGAGTTCCTCAAAAGCTTCATTGGCATGCATTGACAAGGCCTCGGACATAGTCCCTATAGCCTCATAATGCTTAATATCCAGTGGCTCATTTTCATAATCCCTAAAGTGGCTCCAGTAATCCCAAGTACGCATTAGAGCGTGTTGCAAAATTGGCAATTGATCAGGATTATCTCCCAAATCATTTAAGAGTTGCTGAGTTAGTCTAGGCGCAATTTCAGCATTCCCAACTGCCACTGGACCTGTAATAGCTCGCCTTTTTTGCTCCCTTGTCATTTGAGGGATCAAATATTGGCTGTCGTTGATTTGTCTGGTTAGTTCAGGAAATTGAGAGCACTCACCAATAAAATCCGAACGCATTGTGATTGCTACATATATAGGTACATCTGCATGGTTGATGGCCTCCATCAATAGATTAATAAAAGCTAAGGTTTCATTTACTGACTGCATATTAGATGAA
This is a stretch of genomic DNA from Marivirga harenae. It encodes these proteins:
- a CDS encoding outer membrane beta-barrel protein; amino-acid sequence: MQGNKIIIVLLLFMTVSYHGFAQNNCVQNLRDARNAYDEGKLQDMPNLLSKCIENGFTDEEKVEALRFITLSYLFSEEQEKAEIAYLRLLKINPEYQVNEETDPTELIILSENYDTDPKFFYGLKLGSSYNFIEITEYYPMFDLAGRGTYEPPFGLGAGLFFQYPINDDFTANAEVHYNYRGSVLIRPTVTDEGGSGVPQTITENQQWLEVPLLINYKIPFVNKFLLEVTAGPSIHYLLSSNLSVNGIEEINNLDMIDFRNQFNASGLVGLRGNFKQLGRNYITVEALFQFRFLEEVDFNSPGRAQLDYDLLQAAYAENQYKGHAFILRFGFRFPRFNPELIK
- a CDS encoding nSTAND1 domain-containing NTPase, which translates into the protein MKIANQNWQKKAKMEEEKLTISNAPKSQYGKKSNPFPGLRPFKIEESHLFFGREGQSDEVLLKLSNHRFVGVIGPSGSGKSSFIYCGVLPILYGGFLTGRSTDWEVVVTRPGAAPIDNLAQSLLKTDLIDKELSEEDKQIKRTIISSLLRSSSVGLVETIMQFKGDKEKNYLILVDQFEELFRFKDSSNMQSVNETLAFINLLMEAINHADVPIYVAITMRSDFIGECSQFPELTRQINDSQYLIPQMTREQKRRAITGPVAVGNAEIAPRLTQQLLNDLGDNPDQLPILQHALMRTWDYWSHFRDYENEPLDIKHYEAIGTMSEALSMHANEAFEELNDEQQRNCEFLFKAITEKRGGGSYGIRRPTQLNEIAAIANTSEEKIIQVIEKFRDPGRSLLTPQYGVPLHSNSIVDISHESIMRIWNRLKNWVNDEADAVAMYKRLAEAADMFQQGKTSLWRPPDLQLALNWKEKHNPTLIWGQRYHPAYERTISFLEHSAEEYEIEQRAKELEQKRRLRTARVTAFIMAAATVVSLLFLVYAFYERIQAQRNEDLAKTEAARAKEQTKIAKDQTKLAEEKEKEAQKQKDLAEESAETARIEKERATMAAKLAEERRIAAVKAEGEASEAAIVAKEAEKQANLEKERAEDEKARADQLRYLAIANAISVKSMQLNDPQLQGLLAQQAYIFNERYNKYEYDPEIYDGLYYALKEFNHPLTQKIDGHLKSAKVVVAGISDNEFFSAGSQGSILKWNKVENHWIADTIAPIRNRRVVKSMIFDHNNNHIYAAGQFITDAGESVIERYDLSQSKPSLEEIRGVKGAFVKMRFADNKLWVLDEGGKSIKLLDEGKSKKIFQSEMKINDFIVDENKSFIWLATDTGELTRIDKTGENDTVLFKAKSALSTVTSKFNFVVTGDVNGSVNLFADNNFSKPNALTGHIGGIDELKISENGSALLSAGKDRTVRVWNLSEITQPPIILSDHNDWVWSTDFSANNEWIFSASEDGRIHVWPYSIDRMGDKLCDDLDRNMTQTEWATYVGSDLPYEQTCENLEKLSDAGE